The nucleotide sequence TGCGACAGGTCGTACGCCGCGCGGATCTCCGCCACGTCGGGCGCGTCGATCGTCGTGGTCTTGGCCGCCTTCTTCTCTCCTCGAAGAATCGCGCCTCCCTCCCGAACGCTCGCCACCAACTCCTGAAACATCTCGTCCTTCATTTGAACTCCTCCTCGACCACGCGGCGAAGAACTGCCACCTGCTCCTTGGTCAGATCCGCCGCTTCGTTCTTCGCGTAGGCCATGAGCATCAGGATCACGCCATCCTCCGTCGCCCAGTAGTAGATCACTCGTGTCC is from Rhodothermales bacterium and encodes:
- a CDS encoding helix-turn-helix domain-containing protein — its product is MKDEMFQELVASVREGGAILRGEKKAAKTTTIDAPDVAEIRAAYDLSQSQFAALLGISVRTLQNWEQGRRSPQGPAQVLLRVAARHPEAVLDAVR